Below is a window of Streptomyces sp. NBC_01429 DNA.
CGCGACCCCGCGCGCACCCCGTCCAACTGGCGCTCGCGCCGCTCCCTCGACGACGAGCTGGTCGCCCAGGGCGTCGTCGGCATCAGCGGCATCGACACCCGCGCCCTCACCCGCCATCTGCGCGAGCGCGGCGCGATGCGCGTCGGGATCTTCTCCGGTCCGTCCCTGGCGGACGGGGCGACGCTGCTCGCCCGCGTCCGGCGGGCCCCCGAGATGACCGGCGCCGACCTCTCCGCCGAGGTCTCCGCCGCCGAGACGTACGTCGTCCCCGCGATCGGCGAGAAGCGCTTCACCGTCGCCGCGCTCGACCTCGGCATCAAGGGCATGACCCCGCACCGGATGGCCGAGCGCGGCATCGAGGTGCACGTCCTGCCCGCCACCGCCACGCTGGACGAGGTGTACGCCACCGCGCCCGACGGCGTCTTCCTCTCCAACGGCCCCGGCGACCCCGCCACCGCCGACCTCACCGTCGTCAAGGGCGTGCTGGAGCGCGGTACGCCGCTCTTCGGGATCTGCTTCGGCAACCAGCTGCTCGGCCGCGCGCTCGGCTTCGGCACGTACAAGCTGAAGTACGGCCACCGCGGCATCAACCAGCCCGTCCAGGACCGGACGACCGGCAAGGTCGAGGTCACCGCGCACAACCACGGCTTCGCCGTCGACGCGCCGCTCGACCGGGTCTCCGACACCCCCTACGGCCGCGCCGAGGTCTCCCACGTCTGCCTCAACGACAACGTCGTGGAGGGGCTCAGGCTGCTCGACCGGCCCGTCTTCAGCGTCCAGTACCACCCCGAGGCAGCCGCGGGTCCGCACGACGCCGCGTACCTGTTCGACCGCTTCGTACAGCTCATGGAGGGCCAGCGTGCCTAAGCGCACCGATATCCAGTCCGTCCTGGTCATCGGTTCAGGACCGATCGTCATCGGCCAGGCCGCTGAATTCGACTACTCCGGTACCCAGGCGTGCCGCGTCCTCAAGTCCGAGGGTCTGCGCGTCATCCTGGTCAACTCCAACCCCGCCACGATCATGACGGACCCGGAGATCGCCGACGCCACCTACGTCGAGCCGATCACCCCCGAGTTCGTCGAGAAGATCATCGCCAAGGAGCGCCCCGACGCGCTGCTGCCCACCCTCGGCGGCCAGACCGCGCTCAACACCGCGATCTCGCTGCACGACGCGGGCACGCTCGACAAGTACGGCGTCGAGCTGATCGGCGCCAACGTCGAGGCGAT
It encodes the following:
- the carA gene encoding glutamine-hydrolyzing carbamoyl-phosphate synthase small subunit, which translates into the protein MTTSTPGTARDKVSPAVLVLEDGRSFSGRAYGAVGETFGEAVFSTGMTGYQETLTDPSYHRQVVVMTAPHIGNTGVNDEDAESRRIWVSGYVVRDPARTPSNWRSRRSLDDELVAQGVVGISGIDTRALTRHLRERGAMRVGIFSGPSLADGATLLARVRRAPEMTGADLSAEVSAAETYVVPAIGEKRFTVAALDLGIKGMTPHRMAERGIEVHVLPATATLDEVYATAPDGVFLSNGPGDPATADLTVVKGVLERGTPLFGICFGNQLLGRALGFGTYKLKYGHRGINQPVQDRTTGKVEVTAHNHGFAVDAPLDRVSDTPYGRAEVSHVCLNDNVVEGLRLLDRPVFSVQYHPEAAAGPHDAAYLFDRFVQLMEGQRA